A segment of the Desulfovibrionales bacterium genome:
CCTTTAGGTCCGGGACTATTTTCCTGACCTCCTGCGAGCGGTCCAGGGGCGCTACCAGGACTGCATCGTGGGTCTCAACCACAAGCATGTTTTCCAGGCCTACGGCGGCTACCAGCCTTCCTTCGGAATGAATGAGACTGTTAGCCACGCCTTTCAGGATCACATCACCATGGATGGCGTTTCCCTGGGCGTCCTTATTCAAGACCTCATACAGGGCTGCCCAGGAGCCTACGTCGCTCCAACCCAGGTCCGCCGGTACGACGGCAACGCAGTCTGACCTTTCCATCAGGGCGTAGTCAATGGATTCAGAGCGGCAGTCATTAAATGCCTCCATGTCCAGATGGATAAACCCGTCGTCATTCTTGAACCGGGCCACGGATAATTCTGCCTGGCGCAGGATTTCAGGGGCATGTTCTTCCATTTCTTCCAGGAAGCGACTGATTAAAAAGGCGAACATGCCGCTGTTCCAGTAGTAATTACCTTCTCTTACATAGCGCCCGGCCGTAGCCATATCCGGCTTTTCGACAAAGGCACTCACTTTAAAGCCTTCTCCCTTTTTGATATAACCGTAGCCGGTCTCCGGCCGGTCGGCCATGATGCCAAAGGTGACTAAATCCCCCTTCAAGGCCAGATCCATGGCCTGCGCCACTGCCTCATGAAATGCCGGTATATTTTTGATAAGATGATCGGCGGGAAGGATGAGCAATACGGCGTCATCGCCGGAGATGTTTCGGGAGAGCAGGGCGGCCGCAGCTATGGCCGGCGCTGTGCTGCGGGGAAGGGGTTCCAGGATAATATAGGGGCTGATCGGGAGGTTTAGTTCGGCGCACTGATCTTTAACCAGGAAGTTTTGTTCCTTGCCCACCA
Coding sequences within it:
- a CDS encoding mannose-1-phosphate guanylyltransferase/mannose-6-phosphate isomerase; translation: MLQPVILAGGSGSRLWPLSRQMYPKQLLNLVGNRTMLQDTILRAVNIPGAVTPMVVVGKEQNFLVKDQCAELNLPISPYIILEPLPRSTAPAIAAAALLSRNISGDDAVLLILPADHLIKNIPAFHEAVAQAMDLALKGDLVTFGIMADRPETGYGYIKKGEGFKVSAFVEKPDMATAGRYVREGNYYWNSGMFAFLISRFLEEMEEHAPEILRQAELSVARFKNDDGFIHLDMEAFNDCRSESIDYALMERSDCVAVVPADLGWSDVGSWAALYEVLNKDAQGNAIHGDVILKGVANSLIHSEGRLVAAVGLENMLVVETHDAVLVAPLDRSQEVRKIVPDLKAANRQEYLLHQTAHRPWGTYTVLEEHPGFKIKRITVKPGAQLSLQMHHHRSEHWIAVRGTARVTRGEEVFLLRENESTYIPAGEKHRLENPGIITLELIEVQNGSYLGEDDIIRFDDQYGRLAKS